The genomic region ATCCATTGCTCAAAGGGCGGGTTGCGACCGTATTGCTATAAACTCAGATAGCCTGGAGGTCATTGAAACCATGAGCAACGGAGGACGGACGGCGAGTACATTGGCGGCAGTGTTTGACGATTGTTACGTTTTGGCTTGTGAATTTCTCATTACTAGATTCAAGAGCACTGTAATAAGGAAGCAAATAAGGTTACCCATGAACTTGCTAAGTTAGCTAAATTTTCTACAACTTTTGACTGGTTTGAGGAGTCTTTGAGTGAAATTGTACCACTCTTCATAAAAGATGTAATTGTTATTGGAAATGAATAAAGATCTGTGTTTTTTCATTAAAAAAAGAAGTTGCATCCCAAGCCAACAAGATGTCTCCTCCTGCTTATCGTCAATGAAGCCAGCCAAAGCTGGATCTTTAAAGAGAAAAAAAACATAATAATACACAAAGTAAGTGTATCCATCGAAACAAGAACACTGCACAATGTATGACTATGCATAAAAGGAAGCCAAAAACAAAACTGGTACAATATAATTCGGCACCCAGCCAAAAAAACTTGGTTACAAGAACAAATACAACAAAAAATTAAGACAAACTGGAGTGCTACGGTCGCTGTTAAAAACTCGACGCGATATTAGTTTCGAAAGAAAAAAATCAACCAAGCATTAAGTAACTAGCCGAAGTATGGTAGTACGTCACTCGTTCCTTCTACAATCAAGGAAGAGAGtaccgcgaggaagaagaagagtaattCAAAGCGCAATTAATCAATTTGATGGAGACGCTGCTGGATGGAGGCCTACGTGCGTCGCCGGAGAGGTGGGCGGGGCGACAGCTCGTAGTTACGTACGTACGCGGTGTGGCAGTGACGCGCTCACGCGCACTGCTTCTAGTCGCTGCGGAGCTTGTGCTTGCCGGACGCCTTCTTGTGGGGCTTCTCGGCCTTAGCGTCCGCGTTGCCGGCGGCGGCATCCGGCTGTCCGTCCTCGTGCCCCTGCGAGACGATGCTTGACACCTGCTCCTGCTTGTTGCCGGCCGCCAAGCCGTCCAGGTCCTCAGGGTCGACGGAGCTGATCCGTATGACCGAGGGGCCGTCGCTGGACATGGGGTTGTTGAACTCGTTGCATGCCTTCCTGACCTCGCCGTCCTTGCCGGTGATGGCCTTGAGCACGGTGAGCTTCTCCATGGCCTTGCCGAATGCCGACGCGAAGTCCTCTTTGGGCTTGTTGAGCATGTCCTTGAGTATGGGCCCCGTCTTCTCGTCGATGGCGAGGAGGCGGTCGATGGTGAGCGGCATCTTCTCGGCGATGGCGTTGGCGAAGGAGGAGTTGTCAATGGTGTTGGGGTTGGACTGGTCCATGTTGACGAAGCCCGGTTCCCGGTTGGGCCCGTCGCAGAGCTTGCTGATGCTGGCGCGATAGCCCGGCTCCATGGGCGAGGCGTCGGGCTCGATGAAGATGCACCTGACCTTGCCGATGCTGTGGCCGCCGGCGagcagcagcaccatctcctcGGCGGTGAAGCCGGCCTTCACGAAGTCGGCTGTGACCTGGGGCACGGGGATGTCCGGGCCGGGCAGGTTGTCGTCGGAATCCTCGCGGTTGGAGACGAGCGAGTCGCGGCGGCCCGTGGGGACCGCGTAGTCCGGGCCGCCGGAGAGTTTCACGGAGTCGCGGGTGGCGAGGGAGATGATGTCGGCGCAGGACACCGTGTTGGGGCACTtggcctccagctccttcttggcctCGTCGATGATCTCGTAGCCGCGCACCGAGATGTTGGGCCCGGCCTCCTTCTCGGAGCTTTGGTTGGACAGCGGGTCGATGAGGATGGACGCGTCGCACCCCTGACATAACATAAAAacacccatgcatgcatgcacgcagagGCGGCAGATCAACCCACATTTTCTCTCCATCGAGGACGGATTCCAATCAAATCTCTACCCTAACTAATCAAAGAACCAAACGAGGGCGGCGTGCGTACATTGGCGAAGCAGTCgtggaagaggaggcggaggaggccggcggcggtgCCGGGGTCGTCCTTCATTTTCTTCTCGATGACGGCGGCGACGATCTTCTCGGCGTCCGGGCAGGACTCCTTGTAGAAGTCGGGGGCGAGATCGGCGGAGgccagcggcgcggcggcggccgcgagGAGGCCGAGGGCGAGGACCAGGCGACAGGCGTCCATGGTTGTGGATCCAATGCAAGCAAGGTGCGCGGGTGTGTAGCAAGGCCTTGCCGTGCTGGAGCACACGGCCGGCCCGCGTTTAATACCCTGGCGGTCAACGAGGAGCCCCGCGCGCCGCGGCCAGGGCGCGCATCAGTGGGTGGCTGTCGCCTGTCACTCACTTTCGACTTCCTGGTCTGTCTAATAATAGCAAGGGGCCGTGTCTTCCCTCCGTTTGCTCCTCTCTTCTCCATCACCATCGGCATGCCGCATGTATATGCATGTACTACCAGCTATAGATAAAGAGCCCTGCTACACGGACGACGATTGACGGACGATTTCAGCACGACACTCCATATCTCACCATCCATTCAAAACGCTAATGTACAGGAAGTTGTTGGATTAGGCATCAGCCCAGGATCGTGCAAGCACATGTCGTCCATGAAGTAGTTCGTATAGATAAATCTTGAAAAAGTAGTAATCCGGAGACAATTATTTTTTCAGACAAATGatgaattttattgactcaaaatgaagcagCAAGGTAATACAAGAGAAATGATTTTAAACATTTTGTAATACACAATGGACACTTTTATAATACACCATGAATTTTTTTAAATGGACGAACATTTAAAAAATACATGGATATTTTTTTAGTTTCTTTATTCATTAATTTTTTTACAACACATGAATATTTTAACACTTTAATTGATTGTATATAAATTACAAGATAAGTTGATTATGTGTAACTAGATTGAAAAAGTTTAATTGATCtctaaacttattatttattttcACACGCAAAAATAGAGAAATAAAAAAAGgtgaaataaaaaggaaaatgcTTAAAATCAGGGGGGGTCGCAGATCCATGTCCGCTGCCCTTCTATGCATGCCACGTGCCCCATGTCCGTCACCACTAGTTTTTTGCATTTGGCTCCTTCTTGCATATTTTAACACTTTAATTGATTATCAATAAATTATTAAGATAAGTTGACTCTATATAACTAGATTGTAAAAAATTCACCAATCTCTAAACTTATTAgttattttcacaaaaaaaaagagaaatagaaaaaaaagatgAAAATGCTTTAAATcatcggggcgggggggggggggggggggttgtagaTCCGTGGCCGCCGCCCTCTCTGCATACGACGTGCCCCATGTTCGCCACCACTAGTTTTTGCATTTGGCTCGTTCTTGCAATCTTTCTCATCGCAACAATGGGTCTGTTGCGGGATCTGGATACTTAAGAGAAGTCGCCTCTCGTGCTCTTCATGAGCTTCCGTCGAGTAGCCACCTCCCCGCGTTGTTTTGACTGTGAGCTCCTGTCGAGTTGCCGCCTCCCCGCGTTGCTTCGACCGTCGCCACCAGCTAGCACGCGCGACAAGCTTCCCTGGCGAGCTACACGTTGTTACAACGCATGCAAGCCAGCGGCGCTCCTCCCGAGCTCCTGTCGAGTCACCGTCTCCCTGCGCTGCTCCGACTGCCCCGAGCTCCTGTCGAGTCACCGCCTTCCCGCGCTGCTCCGACTGCCCCGAGCTTCCATCGAGTCACCACCTCTCTGCGCTGCTTGCCACCACTAGCTCTCGCCGCTGACTAGCACGCCGACGAGCTTCTCTAGCGAGAGCGCTCTGTTGCAAGGTGTGCAAGCCACTAGCACTTTGGCGTCGGCAAGCACGCCGACAAGCTTCTCTGGAGAACTTCTCCAGCGAGCTTCTCCGATGAGCTGCACACAACTACCATTAGAATGCTCTCCGCAACATGTCCGGTGCTGCAAAAGGTTTTCTATAACATGAGCTATGTTGCAAAAATTACTGTAGTAAATGATCAACAAAATTAAATGCTTTAAGGTGATTGCAACAACGATCCTGTTGCAGAGGGCCTTCTGCAACATCACTTTTGTTGCAAAAGAGTGGCTGCTTACGTGGGTAGATCCAACGTCCATTAGCAGGCAGCGGATCTTTTCTCATTATCCGCCCGTCGCCcgataaataaaaggaaagaaagaatTAAACAAGAAAAAAAACTGCCCTACTTGTGCCGGCCCATGAGTGCGCGCGTTAGCAGCCCGAGTGTACCGCTCGCAGCGGGCGCCACATAGCAGCTCCCCCTCTTAAACCTGGCCAAACGGGCCTGTTAAATGGGCTGGCACGAAAGCCCGCGTGCCTGGCCCGTCATGGGCCGGCACGGCATGAGGCAAAGTGGGCCGTGCCTGGCACGTGGCCCGGCTAGGGCCGTGCCTGGGCTGCTATGCCCGGCACGCGTGCCAGCCCGGCACGGCACACACAGTAATGGGCCAGGCACGAGCAcggcccggcacggcacggcaTGCACGGCACGGGAGGGGTTCCATCGATCGATACGATAGCAGCGGAAGCAGAAAGAGCCGTTGCTCATCTGGTCAGGGAGGAGCGAGGGGGGAGCGTGTGACGTGCCCTCCTCCGGTGGCAGCGATGGGTGGGGTTTAGTGGGGGGTTAGAGGGGTTTAGTGGGGGGTTAGAGGGGTTTAGGGGGGGTTAGAGGGGTTTAGGTATGTTTTGTCTCATTTTTGAATATTTGAACGTTGTAGGGCAAATTAGGTCCAAAAAAATGTCAGAATTTTGCTATAAAAAGGGCTGCCCACCCCTCTCATATTCACACTCAAACCTTCTCTCCCTCTGATTTCTCACACTGACTCAAACATCGGGCCACCCCGTGCCGGCGGGCCACCTCAGGCCAGACGTGCCTACGGGCCAGCACGATTAGCCAGGGGCCATGCCTGGGCCTCGAAGGCCAGCACGCGTGCCAGCCCGGCACGGCCCGAGTAGTTCGCGTGCCTGagcgggccgtgccgtgccgggctgGCCCATTTGGCCAGGTTGCCCCTCTACGCCCCCCTAAAGAAGGCCTCTAGAAACCAATCCGTCTCCCCCAAATTCTCATTCGAAAAAGCCAACGCCGTTATCGTCCTTCCTCCGCAATCCGCCGCAGAGAACATCGGAACCCTCAGGAAGCTTCTAGAAGCCGCCCGCGCGGAGCCCCCAtggagaaggagaagcagaagcAGGGGGCCGACGGCGCCCTCCTCCTCGCGCTGCGCTGCTCCAGGGCGTCTCTCGTCCTCTCCTCCCTCCGCCAGCCACCCCCCTCGACGGCGACGACCCGCCGGACCTCATCCTCCGTGGTAACCCGGAACGCCGCGCCTCCTCCGCTTCCCCGTGGCATGCGCGACGCTTAGCTCCGACGCGTCTGTCTTACCGTCGCGCTTTCTCTCGTCGCAGGAGTTCGACCTCCGGAACGCGCGCCTCCTCGAcgccgagctcgcggcggcgcggcgcgcggCTGCCAGAAGCGCGCGGACATCCGCCGCTGAGATTCTCTTCGTCGTTGCTCTGGCCCCCCTCCTCATCCTCTTCGTCGCGCTTCTAGCGGCGGCGCTGGCGGAGGCTGCCGCGGAAGGGGTGGCTTGACCCGCTTGCCGACGACGTCATGAGATGATGCGGCGACTGAACCCAAACCCTCCGTGTTAATTCCCCCCTTCCGGGCTCCGTAAGTTGACTCTGTTTCTCTTCAGCTGAGAAAGGAAGCTGGTATCTCGATTGTGGTACGGGCCTGTTTGGTGTTTTCGGTCTGTACGGTAGGTGTTCGACCAAATGCATGTTCCTTCGTAGTTGTGTGCACAGAGTAAGGCTAAGGTTGTAGTGATAATTAAGAGATCAGACGAAATCATAGGGTGATGAATGGTGCCTGTCTCATTGAGTTGCATTGTTCTACTGTTTTCTGATCGAATTATGCTGATGGAATGGTAGATGCAGGGATATGCCTTGCAGTGTTGCTGCTTGTGTGCCATGATCCATAGATTGTGAAAAGGGCACTGGCGATGAAATTTCACGATGGGTGTTATGTTGCTAGTCTATGATTATTCTTTCAAGTGAAAAGTAAATGTGTTTGAGCTTAGTCAATTGTTCATTGCATTTAGGCAGCATCCTCATCAGGATCATGCATTGCTTTATTTCTCCTTTGTATGAGTAAGGGTGGCCCATGCATTTGCGCTGCTAGACTTTTCACGTGTTTTACTTTGAGAAGCTGATAGAAAGGTAGACATGTAAAATTATAGATAAACTTGTGGTCGAAATGTATGAAACTCATTTGGCATTGTTTTTTAATGAACTGCTTGCCCCCTGCAAGTTGCTTATGTATTTAACTGTGAAAACTCTCTAGTCAAGTGTTTATATAGTTTAGCCATGTACGCTAATGTATTATCCGTGTATGTTGGCTTAGAATTGCTAAAGCCTTTCTCACTAAGGCTGAATTTGATACTGGTGTAAATTATCATAATCTGGTGTTTTCAACAAGCATTTGTCTACTTACCGTATGAATAAGCCACTGTCCTGCTTTCGAGGCTATTTATTTAGTTATAATATACAAGGTCAACACAATGTAATGTAGCAACACTAAACCGAGCCTAAGGTGATGGATGAATGTTTTCAGAAGTAGGGTTTTTGTTGTCGATTGTGTAATGCCTTCAATGTACTAGTTTGTTTATTTATTATGTTATGCAACATTGGATGATGTTTAAAATGTAATATCATGAATTTCTTACTGTTGATGCTTTGCATCAACCAACCAACCTTGCTTCTTATTACCGTACGCATATACATGTTGATTAATAATTCAGGGTTTTAGACACTTGTGCCACTGCGTGTGCTAGCATCACTTACTGAAGGTCAGAAAATTTTGTTGTTGCCACTCTAGCTCTTGTCCGTATTCCCTATACCACTCTTAAATTTGACATTCCACCGTTGCCACTCTAGCTTTTAACAATGCTTCACAATCTGCCACTCTGTATAGTCAATGCTCCGTTTTGACCAAACGGAGTAGGGAAAAGACCATCTTGCACtcagttttttgtttttcttttgccaCCAGTTTTCGCCAATTTTGATCTTGCCATTGGAGCAACTTCTGAATGATTTTATTAGTGCTAATTCAGTCTCAGATTTTGGCATGGCCTATTCAAAAATCTGACATCACATGTAATTATACTATTTTTCCTTTTGTATGGTTGCAACTTAACTTGATGCTGTTTTTTTTTAATATGCAGTATGCAATATGCATAGCCTGGTGAAAGAAATACCCTTATGAAACCGTGATACTCGAAACTGGGCGAAGGCCGATCAATTTTTTCCATCATGAGGAACATTTGCGTCATCTTATTGAATTCTTCTGTGGTCCTAAATTTCTGTCAGGACAAAAAGGATAGCACAAATTAACCGGGTGTTTTAGAAAAACCATTGTCTTGGTTTCACGGCGCACATCCAGTTGCTGCAACCTGAGCCAACTATACGTTTCCCAGCTATCCAAGACAGCATTGTGGTATCCGCTCAAGCACACTATCAAAGATCCAAAACTGCTCTCTAATGGCCACGGAACACAGCAGCACATATTAATTGCACGTACTAAAGGCTCTGCTTCCGATTACTTGTGGTAGcacctggatatgtcatacagtatATCCTAAGATCGGCTAAAGTAACAAGAAAATTTTCTAGAGTGATGATATACATAATACCACAAGTTTTTTTTTCACCAATAGCAACGGTCAGGTTTCATCGGATAGGACGATGGTGCCCCTCTTCAAACACTAAGAATACCCGAGGTCCGGTTCCGCGGATCTCTCTTTCTCCCACTATCGCATTCCTAATTGGGATTGGCatctttttttttctccctgaTGAGGTGGTGCGAGAAATTTCAGATGTACTAATTTCTAGAAGCATTTGTTCTGATACTTTTACATGGGATCTTCTGTTCACTCTGACGAGCTTCGGGCAAAACCAATTCCCAAGGTGTGACGGGCGGTGTCGCGAGTTTGCAGAGATGAGAACCATGAAAAGCAAGATCTTGAATAAGAAAACAGAAACCAAGGAAGATGAAACGGACACTAACATCAGACAACTCTCAAATGGATTTGGTTGTCTATGATGAGCAAGTAGAAGCAACTTGCTTACTCACCTAGGGTCGGTCCAgctccccctactactcctacttaTCCTTCTCACTTGCCAAACCATAGCTCTAATTGAGTCAAATTCCACAATTTCAAAGAATAGTATGCTTTTCCCCCCTCCATTTTTCACCGTGAATgttctctcaatccctccctacTCCTTTCTTTCCCGAGCACAGACTTACCCAACTCATGAGGACCTGTCTATTCAATAAAGGACGGAATCAACGTGAGCCTTAGGGTCCAAAAATATTCCATTGGTGTCGGCTATTAGCGCCCACCAGAAAATTAATAAGAACATAAATCCAGTAGCCCGAAAGGAAGGTTATGTCCAAACTCATTTCATATTCGATAACCCAGCCGTACATGAAAGAGGGTACTGGTTGACGATAGCCCTTGATGAATCCATTGTCTTAGTTGCTCGTGGTGTCCGCGGTTTAGAATGGGGATGTTGAACGTTGTGTTTGGTATGGGGCGTTTCTCAGGGCGTGGGCATTCGGGGCGCAATATGCAACATCGTCGACGATTCTTCCATGACTTCTTTCCTGGGCGTGGTCAGGTCCTACAACCCACTTGCCGACTCCTCTAGACGTTAAGAGTGTACATTGATCCGCTCGGTTTTGGAGTCGTGGTTGTGTGGTGGAGGTGACCCGCATTGGCCTGGACACGGTCTAGGTGAAGAAGCTAGCTTCAAGTCTTAGAGCTCAAGATCAGTTCGGTTGGCGATGGCCACGACCAGACGAGCCTACCAACCTCCAGCTCTTCGTCCGATCGAGTTTAGCTTCACAGGACGTGGAGAAAATATCAGGTGATACAAGAGTTTAGGTGCTACCATGATACGGGTTTTCGTGAGCCATTGGATCAGAGATCTAAGGGTGACAGCCATCCTTTTGGACTTGCACGTAAATATCAGATTCTGAAAGCTTCACAGGACGTGTCGTCCCGTCACACGGTACCTATATATACCCCGGCCCCACTAAAGTGCAGCCGCACCAACCGCAATCCCAATTCGCAACGGCACCAACAGACACACGCACGGGCGCGCGCGCGGCCGGCAGCACGGCAAGTCGGCGACTCGTGCGCCCGCCGGACACCGGCCGCGCTACAAACGCGTCGTACGTCTACGCCCGCGTGCCGACGCAGGCTTCcgcttttcttccctccccccgcccGCTCCTCCTCCCCCCATGCGCGGGCGCCGCACCGCCCCCCGGCGGCCAGACGAGATGACGGACTCCACCGACTCGCCGTCGGAGCACGCCGGCGGCACGAACGGCGACGGAGCAGGCGGGCTGTGCCAGTACCAGCACGGCGGCCCGGCCAGGGCGCCGCGGCTGGGGCTCGAGATCCGGGAGCCCTTCCTGCGTCTGATCACGTCCATGCGAGCCGCGCTCGACCCCGCCCCCGACGACGGAGGCGCCGGCccagaggaggagggggcgccagCGGGGAAGAATCAGGGCCAGCGACGGCTGACGCGGGTGGGACTGCGGGCGCTCCAAATCGGCGACAGCAAGGTTCATACTTCCTACTCATTACTCAACTATACTCCGGCTGCACACCGATAGAATCGCATGCTCTTGGTTTCTTTGCGTTCCTTTCTTTCTTGGCTATCTTGTTTTGTTGATTGTTATTACTACCTTCTATGTACTCGCTCATGGCCATATCTTCTAGATCGATCGAACGGACGAGGCCGACATAGCGGCCAAGTTCCAGtacaagaagcccaagaagatcgTGCTCCAGCTGCACCGGGCCGACGCCTTGGTCAAGATCGACATCCTCTGGTCCAACATCCTGGCCATGTCGGCGCGCTTCGACGACGCGAGATTCGACACGCTCAGGATCCAGGTATGATGCAATGATGCACCCTTTCAAACAGAGAGGATCATCATGATCATGGTGATGTGACTAACAATGTTCGTGCGTGCAGGTCAAATGCGCGTCCGAGCGGTTCAGTGCTACACAACCTCCAGCAGCAAGCAGAATGCATCTCCGATGGCAGCGCTGCGGCGATGTTATTCCAAGGTAATAATACTAAGCCAGGCATGGTTGATCTTGATTTCTCCATCTTAGGTTTCGATCTTAGGCTACCGTGCAGAAGGTGACTGACTGGCTACTACCAGCGCTTCACCTGAACCATTGTTGTTCGATCTCCAGGACCTTTTTGCTCTGGTTTGACAAGGGGACGCTGGAGAGGGGCTACGGCAAGATGATGTACGCCGACCCTTCGCTGCTTctactgccgccgccgcctccgggacaaggagaggaggaggaggaggaggaagaagccccGTCCCCGCCATTCCTCGGAGGCGCGACGCCgagcacggtgatgatgatgacaggCTCGGCAAACACAGGTAAACGGCTAAAATTCTGGTCATTCTCCAAGACTCCCAAGTGGTCGGAGACTGCCTCGCCGCAGTTTTGCTCCTGCCCTTCTTCAGCTGAACCTGAACACAACGCACGGTTTTTTCTACGTTTTGCAGGGGCCGCCGATCCCGCGGCGTATCATGAGTACTGGGGCACCCAGTTCCAGGACTCGGCACATATCCGTTCCTTGTACAGATAGCCGTTATTCATTGATATTCATGTTCTTCATTCGTTGTATAGATGTCATGCACGGTACATTCGAACAATGGTCTTGTCACATACAATCTTTTGTACAATGTTGAGATTGACATTTATGTTGCGCCATATAAACGAAAACGATGCCCCGGCAAAAGGAATTTTTAAGCCTCGGCATCGCCCAATGGTAGTAGATTTCTGGAAATGTAGCACGATCTCGAAGCGGATTTTCCTACAACTTGGACGATCTGACCTGGGCAATGAGCTCTCTTCTCAAGATCTTGCCTGCGGCTGACTTTGGCACGCTCTCCACGAAGGTGACCCGCCTCAGTCTTTTGTAGTGCGTGACCTGAAATGTAGATCAGAGTTAAAGCTGGATTAGAATGCAGTTGTGAAAGAACAAAAAAAAAACATTGCTTGTTCAAGTGTGTATTTTCATCCTagtgatggtgagtcgtccacaagTTCTGCTGCTATTTGAGTTTTGGAATTTATAAGGTAGAGGTACTCTGATCTGATGTCGCGATTTAGCAAGGTTTGAAGTCAGCCTCACCTGCTTGGCGATAAATTTCTGGACGTCCACTTCGGTTAATGAACTGGCAGGTGACCTCACCACATAGGCAATAGGAACTTCCCCAGCTTCATCATCAGGGAACCTTGGAAACAAGCAGAGCTCCCAGTCAATCAAGAGATAAGAAACAGAAGACAAAAGAAGTCCAAACCAAGAAGGCTGCAAGAATTATTTTATACTCAAAAAGCCGCTAGAATCACTTAACGTTTAGGAGGCAACTTACGGGATAACGACGGCATCCAGAATCTCTGGATGAGATAGAAGTAATCCTTCAAGCTCAGCAGGTGCAATCTACCAGTTAAACAAACAAAAGATCAGAGGGGTTTATGTACAGAGGACAAAGTATGACGTATGTTCGAGCAAGAAAAAAAGCGCAAAAGGACGGGTTTCCATCATGATTCTTAGATTGGATACGAGCAAAGCAAGGCTTCTATTCAGACAGTAAACAAGAACCCAACTGCTTAAGTTAACATGATGAATTGGCTTTTGGTaagatgataataataataaaaaaggctTTTAGTGAACTTTAAGCTCGGTAGGCGAAGAAGAAGGATttccaaaaaataaataaatgggaGGCTAAGATTTGCAACACAAATAGTGTTAAGGTATATGATGAATAATGTCACACATTACTCCTCCCATTGGATCAGGTGTGGTGTTATCCTATCTAGAGGTACGAATATCAAAGTTTATTAGCCTGCTATAGTGTCTCTAGAGCTTTTAGAGAACCCTCCCGCTAAAGCTATGCACTTTTAGCGTTAAATTGAAAATGATGTTAATAGCTCGCTTTTTCCCGCTATAGCAGTAAATTTGGAGTCATTTAGCGCCACTGCAGCCAGAGGAGGGACGTAAGTGAGTTCCACAAAGCCATCCATCTACCCAATTGTTTTCTGATATATATGATACATTGATGCAAAACTTAGTTATTATTGAATTAGGATGCTTGATCAATGCCTGTTTTTTTATGCCTGAACAtgtgtatgccaaatatatgtgacAAAAATTTCATGATTTAAGACAAACGACAAGCTTCGCTGTAGCTCTGTTTTAGCGTTTCATAGCTTCTGTCAGACCCGCCACTAAATGGCATAGCCCGCTATCTTTAAACTTTGAGGAATATGCTTGTGGTGAACTCTGGATAACTCCGATATGTCATTCATTCGACAATATTACACACACCCTATCAGTGTAATGGTTGGCTACATACGAAACAAACATAAGGAGAAGCAAGGGCCCTGCAGAGGCTTGCTAGAACTGTCCTTGAGAAAGCGCTCTCTGTTCACAAGTCGAAGACTCTAGCAACCATTAGAAAACTAAATAATACTTTGCAAAAAAAATTACCTGGAAACCTTTGTACTTAATCAGCTCTTTTAGTCTATCAACGACAAAAAGCTGGCCTTCATCATCAAAGTATCCAAGATCACCAGTATGCAACCATCCTTGCTTGATTGTAA from Triticum aestivum cultivar Chinese Spring chromosome 4A, IWGSC CS RefSeq v2.1, whole genome shotgun sequence harbors:
- the LOC123084910 gene encoding uncharacterized protein, whose product is MRGRRTAPRRPDEMTDSTDSPSEHAGGTNGDGAGGLCQYQHGGPARAPRLGLEIREPFLRLITSMRAALDPAPDDGGAGPEEEGAPAGKNQGQRRLTRVGLRALQIGDSKIDRTDEADIAAKFQYKKPKKIVLQLHRADALVKIDILWSNILAMSARFDDARFDTLRIQVKCASERFSATQPPAASRMHLRWQRCGDVIPRTFLLWFDKGTLERGYGKMMYADPSLLLLPPPPPGQGEEEEEEEEAPSPPFLGGATPSTVMMMTGSANTGAADPAAYHEYWGTQFQDSAHIRSLYR
- the LOC123081658 gene encoding peroxidase 44; the encoded protein is MDACRLVLALGLLAAAAAPLASADLAPDFYKESCPDAEKIVAAVIEKKMKDDPGTAAGLLRLLFHDCFANGCDASILIDPLSNQSSEKEAGPNISVRGYEIIDEAKKELEAKCPNTVSCADIISLATRDSVKLSGGPDYAVPTGRRDSLVSNREDSDDNLPGPDIPVPQVTADFVKAGFTAEEMVLLLAGGHSIGKVRCIFIEPDASPMEPGYRASISKLCDGPNREPGFVNMDQSNPNTIDNSSFANAIAEKMPLTIDRLLAIDEKTGPILKDMLNKPKEDFASAFGKAMEKLTVLKAITGKDGEVRKACNEFNNPMSSDGPSVIRISSVDPEDLDGLAAGNKQEQVSSIVSQGHEDGQPDAAAGNADAKAEKPHKKASGKHKLRSD
- the LOC123081659 gene encoding uncharacterized protein; this translates as MEKEKQKQGADGALLLALRCSRASLVLSSLRQPPPSTATTRRTSSSVEFDLRNARLLDAELAAARRAAARSARTSAAEILFVVALAPLLILFVALLAAALAEAAAEGVA